One Brachyspira pilosicoli P43/6/78 genomic window carries:
- a CDS encoding sugar O-acetyltransferase: MNVKEFLENYKNGKEINMFSEEFQIIYNKMQETEKLLWQYNNTFQSYKNNKDILNKIFETNLDESVIIMPSFHIDIGNVEFGKNVFINKNCTIMDIGGVVIEDNVQIAHNVSIITPNHDYNNRNILIPKQITIKKNVWIGTAAIILPGVTIGENSIVAAGAVVNKDVPSGTIVGGNPAKVIKEIK, from the coding sequence ATGAACGTTAAAGAGTTTTTAGAAAATTATAAAAATGGAAAAGAGATAAATATGTTTTCTGAAGAGTTTCAGATTATATATAACAAAATGCAAGAGACAGAAAAATTATTATGGCAGTATAACAACACTTTTCAAAGCTACAAAAATAACAAAGATATATTAAACAAAATATTTGAAACTAATTTAGATGAATCTGTAATTATAATGCCAAGCTTTCATATAGATATAGGAAATGTTGAGTTTGGAAAGAATGTATTTATAAATAAGAATTGCACCATTATGGATATTGGAGGGGTAGTTATAGAAGACAATGTACAGATAGCACATAATGTAAGCATAATAACTCCTAATCATGATTATAATAACAGAAATATATTGATTCCAAAACAAATCACAATAAAGAAAAATGTATGGATAGGAACAGCTGCTATTATACTTCCTGGAGTTACTATAGGAGAAAACTCAATAGTTGCTGCCGGTGCTGTTGTAAATAAGGATGTGCCAAGTGGTACAATTGTAGGAGGCAATCCTGCCAAAGTGATAAAGGAAATAAAATAA